TCAGATGACTAGAATGACAATGCAGCAACCACAGCCGATGCAACGTGTACACCAAATGGCGATTTGCTGCGAATTATATGGTGAAAATAATATGAGGGACATGTGCCCCACAAATCCATAATCCATCTATTATGTGGGGCAACAGAACAGAGGTCCACCGAATCAGCATGTACAATATGGGAATTCTTACAATCCGAATTAGAGGAATCATCCCAACTTCTCATGGGGTGGAAATCAGCAGAATCAGAATCAGCATAGACCCCAAGGGGGTTTCAATCAACCTCAAAAGCCACCCCAACAAATGGAAGAGAGCACCAACGAATTGTTAAAAATGTTGTTGATTAACAATCAGCAGATCAGGACTGACAATCAGCAGCTTAGGACTGGCTTCATAAACCCTGAGAGGCAGCTGGGGCAGTTAGCTACTAATCAAAATACTAGACCTATAGGCGCTCTCCCCAGTGACACAGAGAAGAATCCACAAGTGAATGCCGTTACACTTAGAAATGGGAGAGAGCTTGAGGAAGTGCCAAAGAAAAGGAAAGATAAGCCTGTACCTGAGGGAGAGTTGATCCCTAAAGTGACAAATGAGCCAAAGAAGACTGCTGAAATTCCAGAGCCAGTAGAGGCcccaaggccaccaccacctttccCCCAGAGATTGCAAAAGAAGAATGCTGATCGCATGTTCAGCAAATTCCTCTCCATGTTGAGCCaggttcaattgaatattccactAGTTGATGTGCTTCGCGAAATTCCAAAATAtgctaagtacataaaagacatagtgTCTCATAAGAAGAGATTGACTGAGTTTGagacagttgcacttactgaggagtgcacttctagggtccaaaataagcttcctcaaaagcttaaaGATCCTGGAAGTTTTACGATTCCTGTGTGTATTGGTAATGTTGATGTGGGTCGTGGtctttgtgatttgggggcaagcatAAATCTGATGACCCTATCTTTGTTCAAACAATTGGGTCTGGGAGCTCCAAGGCCAACTACTAAGATGTTGCAACTGGCTGATAGGTCAACAACACACCCTGAtggggtgattgaagatgtgttgcTGTAGATTGGGAAATTTATCTTCCCTGCTGACTTAATTATCCTCGATTATGACACTGATGAACTGGTCCCAATCATATTGGGGCGACCTCTCTTGGCTACTGGTGACACAATTATCAAGGTGAGAGAGGGAAAAATGATCTTGAGGGTAGAAGATGAGGAAGTGGTTTTCAATGTCTACAAAGCAATCCAACTTCCCAGTCACTATGAGGAGCTATCCATGATATCGGTTGTAGAGGCTGATGAGCAAATTTATGATCCAAGTGTTTTTCTAGACAATTCTCTAGAGAAAACACTTATGTTGTTTGATAGCATGGGCAATGATGAGGAGGTCGAGGAGATGATGCACATCCTTGACATATCTTGTGCATACATATAGGGGATACACCCCTTTGAACCCTTGAACAGGCCTGAGGGACCTCCTCCAAAGCCGTCAATTGTGGAAGCCCCAAAATTGGAGCTTAAACCTCTCCCATCTCACCTGCAATATGCTTATTTGGGTGACTTTGACACCCTACCTGTTATTGTTTCTTCTGACTTGTCTAAATTGCAGGAAGAAAAACTGTTGAGAGTGCTACGGGAGCACAAGTGCGCACTTGGGTGGACGATATCTGACATTAAGGGCATTAGTccagccttttgcatgcacaaaatccttATGGAGGATGGACATAAACCCAGTGTTGAGCAACAACGCCGCCTCAATTCtatcatgaaagaggtggtaagaaaagaagtgattaagtggcttgatgcaggtattgtataTCCTATCTGATACAGCAAATGGGTTAGCCCAGTCCAATGTGTACCCAAGAAAGGGGGAATGACTATGCGaaccattttaaaattgaaatactatctacgattCTTTAGTTGAACTCGAAGTGGGAACTTTAGagtgcatatagaattaaatagagcaagttcttgaacccgggccTCGGGGAACAGATTCACGATTGGGATTgacatatacccaattgccttgcttggttgaaatacaggaattgtaaatgcgttcttgttaatcttaattccatagacatataggcattgagttgacttgaataggcgagtaagaactcgacagattcttatgagtaatatcaaccctgtcaataaataatccagataaattgattagtcattttaagccaagAACACAACACGGTTGTTAACTATGcccgtgaccctggaatatcctctCGTATTGTTTGTTACTCGAAATTTCTATTCGTTTAGTTACTTGCTTTAGTTAGATTAATTCTTTATTGTttaagtagtaaaacaattacatctctCTTTTGTGAACAATCTCTTGGGTAGATAAAGAAAATGGGTTTGAATCAGTCAACAAttaatcataagtcttcgtgggaacgatactctactcactactctattacttgacgatcacgtgcacttgcgtgagtgtttttggtcgcaacaTGATGCTTCCGAGGTTGAATATCGATCTCGATCTGTACCAAGGTCATTGGCTTCCTGGGGCCTGCCTCGGGCAGGTGAACCGTTGCTGCATTTCGCATATATGTAGAGCGGCCTCAACTTCTTCGCAAGACTCTACTATTTTCAAATAGCCACCTTTTCGTTCTGGTATAGGGGACTGCATATTTCTATGTGCGAAAGTATTGGTGCGTACCTTTGTTTTGGCTTATCAGTGCCATCATAACCATGGAAACCGCTTTGGGGCCGATTCGACAAGGGGTCGGTGGCGTTGATCCAGGTGTTCGGGAATCAAAGGAGTTCGCTTTGGAGATGGCGTCTTTGCTAAGGGGAGAACATCTGGAGACCGCGAGGAGATACTATGGGTGGAGTGAAGGGGTAGTCCTGCAGGTGCTTTCCCCTGATGAGGGTATTGCGGATTTTACTGATGGATTCCTGAACGTTTATTTATACCCTTACTCCTTTGGCCCTCTTAATAGGATTGTGCTTGAATTTTGTTTGAAGTATCAGGTTACCCTGGCTCATATTCATATGTCATTTTAGCGAatggtgttgatgatgaggttcttcgcTGAGAAGGCTGAGCTTGAATTTACGTTTGATCACCTCGTCAGGTTATACcgaccctttcatcatcgagaACTGTTAACTCAAAGGTGCCGCTCATCCACGCCTTTTTTCATAGATGACGAGGAAGGCGGAGATGgagagtgggccagttggtttGTCTGGGTTCAAACGGCTGACATCGTCCTTGCGGAGCTCTTGCCGTTTCTTGAATGGTGGAATTACGATCATAAGTGAGGCGTTTGGATCTTTTTCAGATATC
This sequence is a window from Nicotiana sylvestris chromosome 3, ASM39365v2, whole genome shotgun sequence. Protein-coding genes within it:
- the LOC138887178 gene encoding uncharacterized protein: MAGNEERAMIESARLILANITEVIVKPDITEHFELKQYMVQLIQSIGLFVGLPHEDPQRHIQNSLGNYGYLQLSERFQGLCRLTLFPFSLIGEAKEWLNKEPANSIRTWDDLARKFLIMFFPIKKTKVLRSQILGFEQRAGETLRQAWERYKKMLRDCPHHCQTDEVLGYTFVDGLDDASKMNLTQLVGRNHPNFSWGGNQQNQNQHRPQGGFNQPQKPPQQMEESTNELLKMLLINNQQIRTDNQQLRTGFINPERQLGQLATNQNTRPIGALPSDTEKNPQVNAVTLRNGRELEEVPKKRKDKPVPEGELIPKVTNEPKKTAEIPEPVEAPRPPPPFPQRLQKKNADRMFSKFLSMLSQVQLNIPLVDVLREIPKYAKYIKDIVSHKKRLTEFETVALTEECTSRVQNKLPQKLKDPGSFTIPVCIGNVDVGRGLCDLGASINLMTLSLFKQLGLGAPRPTTKMLQLADRSTTHPDGVIEDVLL